A window of the Cannabis sativa cultivar Pink pepper isolate KNU-18-1 chromosome X, ASM2916894v1, whole genome shotgun sequence genome harbors these coding sequences:
- the LOC115705575 gene encoding casein kinase 1-like protein 3 yields the protein MERRVADKYKLGRKIGSGSFGEIFIANHVETNEIVAIKIENGKTKHPQLLYEAKVYRILQGGSGIANTKWSGVDGDDNILVLDVLGPSLEDLLVYCGRSFSLKTILMLADQMITRIEYVHSKGFLHRDVKPDNFLMGLGRKANQVYIIDFGLAKRYRDPASNRHIPYRENKNLTGTARYASCNTHLGIEQSRRDDLESLGYVLLYFLRGSLPWQGLKAATKKQKYDKIREKKVSTPIEVLCKSHPVEFASYFHYCHSLTFDQRPDYGFLKRLFRDLFTREGYEFDYVFDWTIMKYQQSQQAKAQSQLSPICVGSSRAQQIGVNKHKEPRSSSNIANPDVHTHFRSPTAQISSVEKPIAKNVVSNAPVASTSFGNRRNLPNSEGPSENAKKRDVSSSSWFPTLNRISSAK from the exons ATGGAGAGGAGAGTTGCAGATAAGTATAAGTTGGGTCGGAAAATTGGCAGCGGTTCCTTCGGTGAAATATTTATTG ctAACCATGTCGAAACTAATGAGATCGTCGCGATCAAAATT GAAAATGGAAAAACAAAACATCCACAACTTCTCTATGAAGCCAAGGTGTATAGAATTCTTCAGGGTGGAA GTGGTATCGCGAATACTAAATGGTCTGGCGTAGATGGCGATGACAATATCCTTGTCCTTGATGTTTTAGGACCAAGTCTTGAAGACCTCCTTGTGTACTGTGGAAGAAGCTTTTCACTTAAAACCATCTTAATGTTGGCTGATCAGATG ATCACTAGAATAGAGTATGTGCATTCCAAAGGGTTCTTGCATAGAGATGTCAAACCAGATAACTTCCTAATGGGTCTTGGCAGGAAAGCAAATCAG GTTTACATTATAGATTTTGGTCTTGCAAAAAGATATCGGGATCCCGCCTCAAACAGACACATTCCTTACAG AGAGAATAAAAACTTAACAGGAACTGCACGTTATGCAAGTTGCAATACTCATTTGGGAATCG AACAAAGTCGTCGGGACGATTTGGAGTCTCTTGGTTACGTTCTTCTGTACTTCTTAAGAGGAAG CCTTCCTTGGCAAGGTCTAAAAGCTGCCACGAAAAAGCAAAAGTATGACAAGATACGCGAGAAGAAGGTATCAACACCCATTGAG GTTCTATGTAAGTCGCATCCCGTGGAGTTTGCATCGTACTTCCATTATTGCCACTCATTGACATTCGATCAGCGCCCTGATTATGGATTCTTAAAGCGTCTGTTTCGCGATTTATTCACTCGGGAAG GATACGAGTTTGATTATGTTTTTGACTGGACAATCATGAAGTACCAGCAATCACAACAAGCAAAAGCGCAGTCTCAATTATCT CCAATTTGTGTAGGTAGCAGTCGAGCACAGCAGATTGGAGTAAATAAGCATAAAG AACCAAGAAGCTCAAGCAACATTGCAAACCCGGATGTTCATACGCATTTCAGATCACCAACAGCCCAGATCTCAAGTGTTGAAAAGCCGATTGCTAAAAAT GTTGTGAGTAATGCGCCAGTTGCTTCCACTTCATTCGGTAACAGAAGAAACCTTCCGAATTCAGAAGGGCCATCTGAAAATGCAAAAAAGAGAGATGTTTCTTCAAGCAGCTGGTTCCCAACATTAAACAGAATATCCTCTGCAAAGTAA
- the LOC115705583 gene encoding 5'-adenylylsulfate reductase-like 4 isoform X2, translating to MGVRVWMSGILMMLLWETLASSAEPGLCSSISVADSILGLRESSCPLYPDSLSFGFNGVTEGDEVSLQRALNMVHKNSYDYVAVLFYASWCPFSRTFRRTFSILSTLYPSIPHFAIEESAIRPSILSKYGVHGFPTLFILNSTMRVRYHGSRTPASVIAFYSDVTGIMTASHDEASLNEIGSSSNHEKNGNSEQESCPFSWARSPENLLRQETYLALATAFVVLRLLYSIFPTLLVFSQCVWRRYIRNMRFDTLLEHPIAYLKRAVQLSNSLKEPCKRSNLQEGAMNAKAWASKSLATVSIGDASTSSRCVPVNECQ from the exons ATGGGGGTTAGGGTTTGGATGAGTGGGATCCTTATGATGCTCTTATGGGAAACCCTCGCTTCTTCTGCTGAACCCGGCCTTTGCTCTTCAATTTCTGTTGCGGATTCGATCTTAGGGTTACGAGAATCCAGCTGCCCTCTTTATCCTGATTCCCTTTCATTTGGTTTCAATGGTGTTACAGAG GGAGATGAGGTTTCATTGCAAAGGGCCTTGAATATGGTTCACAAGAATAGTTATGATTATGTTGCTGTACTTTTCTATGCCTCTTGGTGTCCTTTTTCGAGGACGTTTAGGCGAACTTTCTCTATCCTGTCTACTCTTTATCCTTCCATACCACATTTCGCCATTGAAGAATCAGCTATCAGGCCAAG TATTCTATCAAAGTATGGAGTTCATGGATTTCCTACTCTCTTCATTTTGAATTCTACAATGCGTGTTCGATATCATGGCTCTCGAACCCCTGCTTCTGTTATTGCTTtctacagtgatgttactg GCATTATGACTGCATCACATGATGAAGCCTCACTGAACGAAATCGGAAGCTCATCAAATCACGAGAAGAATGGCAATTCTGAGCAGGAAAGCTGCCCATTCTCATGGGCAAGGTCACCAGAAAACTTACTCCGTCAAGAAACATATTTGGCGCTAGCCACAGCGTTTGTGGTACTGAGATTGCTCTACTCAATTTTTCCCACTTTGCTTGTATTTTCCCAATGTGTTTGGAGAAGGTACATCCGAAACATGAGATTCGACACCTTGTTGGAGCATCCCATCGCTTATCTTAAGCGAGCGGTACAGTTATCAAATTCCTTAAAGGAGCCTTGTAAGAGAAGCAATTTACAGGAAGGAGCCATGAATGCCAAAGCTTGGGCTTCGAAATCCCTCGCCACTGTTTCAATCGGCGATGCAAGCACCAGCAGCCGGTGTGTACCCGTGAACGAATGCCAATAA
- the LOC115705583 gene encoding 5'-adenylylsulfate reductase-like 4 isoform X1 has product MGVRVWMSGILMMLLWETLASSAEPGLCSSISVADSILGLRESSCPLYPDSLSFGFNGVTEGDEVSLQRALNMVHKNSYDYVAVLFYASWCPFSRTFRRTFSILSTLYPSIPHFAIEESAIRPSFCSILSKYGVHGFPTLFILNSTMRVRYHGSRTPASVIAFYSDVTGIMTASHDEASLNEIGSSSNHEKNGNSEQESCPFSWARSPENLLRQETYLALATAFVVLRLLYSIFPTLLVFSQCVWRRYIRNMRFDTLLEHPIAYLKRAVQLSNSLKEPCKRSNLQEGAMNAKAWASKSLATVSIGDASTSSRCVPVNECQ; this is encoded by the exons ATGGGGGTTAGGGTTTGGATGAGTGGGATCCTTATGATGCTCTTATGGGAAACCCTCGCTTCTTCTGCTGAACCCGGCCTTTGCTCTTCAATTTCTGTTGCGGATTCGATCTTAGGGTTACGAGAATCCAGCTGCCCTCTTTATCCTGATTCCCTTTCATTTGGTTTCAATGGTGTTACAGAG GGAGATGAGGTTTCATTGCAAAGGGCCTTGAATATGGTTCACAAGAATAGTTATGATTATGTTGCTGTACTTTTCTATGCCTCTTGGTGTCCTTTTTCGAGGACGTTTAGGCGAACTTTCTCTATCCTGTCTACTCTTTATCCTTCCATACCACATTTCGCCATTGAAGAATCAGCTATCAGGCCAAG TTTCTGCAGTATTCTATCAAAGTATGGAGTTCATGGATTTCCTACTCTCTTCATTTTGAATTCTACAATGCGTGTTCGATATCATGGCTCTCGAACCCCTGCTTCTGTTATTGCTTtctacagtgatgttactg GCATTATGACTGCATCACATGATGAAGCCTCACTGAACGAAATCGGAAGCTCATCAAATCACGAGAAGAATGGCAATTCTGAGCAGGAAAGCTGCCCATTCTCATGGGCAAGGTCACCAGAAAACTTACTCCGTCAAGAAACATATTTGGCGCTAGCCACAGCGTTTGTGGTACTGAGATTGCTCTACTCAATTTTTCCCACTTTGCTTGTATTTTCCCAATGTGTTTGGAGAAGGTACATCCGAAACATGAGATTCGACACCTTGTTGGAGCATCCCATCGCTTATCTTAAGCGAGCGGTACAGTTATCAAATTCCTTAAAGGAGCCTTGTAAGAGAAGCAATTTACAGGAAGGAGCCATGAATGCCAAAGCTTGGGCTTCGAAATCCCTCGCCACTGTTTCAATCGGCGATGCAAGCACCAGCAGCCGGTGTGTACCCGTGAACGAATGCCAATAA
- the LOC115709758 gene encoding uncharacterized protein LOC115709758, with protein MASGTVAADDNRHLRLDSLPLIDLHLLSQSELYSLSFTSSTSHPLRRCDDDVSIPKIDRSVFNESAGSRKQTYSRLRLASRKSKLSSSSSSSAVVVAPPPAEPLDQERFQIIGLLKKLFTDESSDGLVCAPVDYNNSFPEPLCEVMPNTPIDVVVDSGIKKRKRGRPRKDLVQEFACNVESGSPNSLLCSSGGDIGSVPVLSNAELSSAKPGSFSVPVDRVMEDSSAASIVGGQVKRKRGRPRKGEIRSVENAKGKDRVVVCAAKALGNGNGTEFIALGNVENPFEEELMKRTRGLTTEAELLGFLEGFEGDWNSWRRKKKTVNASELGNALPNGWRIMISFKRREGRFSLFCRRFVSPNGQQFVSYKEVSSYLLSSFGLQDASDLNPSLAECKIQEVACQVGSGDDANLSFDDAKTANELIISSRVPSTSTNDDWKQGMLLETINLGDVPVDNVLIKCQHHAMTFDEKNDLIHHLFSSHKDANGCNSVFCEGLIFNNGNYECQFCHKILDEKFCHNDNVATRVKDDVESIEVSQGMTSTLKKSNPSVSGISPTSLHMKEPIGIDKEQPSTMPVKDEVGSGELKEEIVTKICHSLRGQDSCIQTTDRGEVANTVNYNNEDKDIYEHSDGMNLVAKCITNGSMEEPKLDMDTQAGIFSSEETICGIDDFECHQFTSGVENRNGESISGHCGIGNEEECATVKDENEFLGSNLMDSVHQKHDELGFCDSLIDEKTHLVSGTSYESRNIGSSSDCVALNADALTIDDRNSESYFNVHEQDFGYVVNTQSPSFKIEEHWPQRSFQGDVFSAFSAENNATESSVGAVNVTNCKSSEFNVVFDNKDRRFQGQTISCMDQDRNSGRDSLLLSSYEDTFALEDSAACIGKIEKVDLRRDFLLNPFNYEQSYDGGSIGKNMLSRSRDDYKIKEVKCLSNNEVSHDFGSSYGGVGSSAATSTVKGMSSEGYSFDTSGSNRTFPIPNSVHDICNGTVKELEPERNSEIGLIYPSSDQIHAVGDNLDSGSTGTHWQRPVTSSIPMQMSGHYLNSSVISDEDAYGNLSVDEKFEMIDLEGLGSGNADQLLYNFLSRQGTPSSNESKGFTHKEMNQGFDSSLRLSDEASTFLPKTSSRHQNITICVWCGEECYYEGVSSGTEYESMGIMCTTCQAKFSN; from the exons ATGGCTTCCGGCACCGTCGCCGCCGACGACAACCGCCATCTCCGGCTAGACTCGCTACCACTCATCGACCTCCATCTTCTTTCTCAGTCCGAACTATATTCCTTATCTTTCACTTCCTCAACTTCTCACCCACTCCGTCGCTGCGACGACGACGTTTCGATCCCCAAGATTGACCGCTCCGTCTTCAACGAGTCCGCCGGAAGCCGTAAGCAGACATACTCACGCCTCCGTCTCGCTTCTCGTAAATCGAAattgtcttcttcttcttcttcttctgccgTTGTTGTTGCCCCACCGCCTGCCGAACCCCTTGATCAGGAGAGGTTTCAGATAATCGGTCTTTTAAAGAAGTTGTTTACCGATGAATCTTCAGACGGACTTGTTTGTGCACCTGTTGATTATAATAATTCTTTTCCCGAGCCTTTGTGTGAGGTGATGCCGAACACGCCGATTGATGTTGTGGTCGATTCTGGTATTAAGAAACGGAAGCGAGGGCGTCCGCGTAAGGATCTGGTTCAGGAATTTGCATGTAATGTCGAGAGTGGTTCGCCCAATTCTTTATTGTGCAGTTCCGGTGGAGATATTGGTTCTGTTCCGGTACTGTCTAATGCAGAATTGAGTAGTGCTAAGCCTGGCAGTTTTTCTGTACCGGTTGATAGGGTCATGGAAGATTCTTCGGCGGCGAGTATTGTTGGTGGTCAGGTGAAGCGGAAGCGAGGGCGGCCTCGTAAGGGCGAAATTCGCTCTGTTGAGAATGCCAAGGGTAAGGATAGGGTGGTCGTATGTGCTGCGAAGGCATTAGGGAATGGAAATGGTACGGAATTCATTGCATTGGGGAATGTTGAGAACCCATTTGAAGAGGAGTTGATGAAAAGGACCCGAGGGTTGACGACTGAGGCGGAGTTATTAGGGTTTTTGGAGGGGTTTGAAGGGGATTGGAATAGttggaggaggaagaagaagactgTGAATGCCAGTGAATTGGGAAACGCTCTGCCCAATGGTTGGAGGATTATGATCTCTTTTAAGAGGAGAGAAGGCCGGTTCTCACTCTTTTGCAGGCGATTCGTTAG CCCTAATGGGCAGCAGTTTGTCTCGTACAAGGAGGTCTCCTCCTACTTGCTATCCTCGTTTGGACTTCAGGATGCAAGCGATTTAAATCCCAGCCTTGCTGAATGTAAAATTCAGGAGGTTGCTTGTCAAGTGGGTTCTGGAGAT GATGCAAATCTTTCGTTTGATGATGCTAAGACTGCAAATGAGCTCATAATCAGCTCAAGAGTGCCAAGTACCTCTACAAATGATGATTGGAAGCAGGGCATGCTCTTGGAAACAATAAATCTGGGGGATGTTCCAGTAGATAATGTCTTAATTAAATGCCAGCATCATGCAATGACTTTTGATGAGAAAAATGACCTAATCCATCACCTTTTCTCATCTCATAAGGACGCGAATGGGTGTAATTCTGTATTTTGTGAGGGTCTTATTTTTAACAATGGTAATTATGAATGCCAGTTCTGCCACAAAATATTGGATGAAAAGTTTTGTCACAATGATAATGTTGCAACCCGTGTTAAGGATGATGTGGAGAGCATTGAAGTCTCACAAGGAATGACAAGCACACTGAAGAAATCTAATCCTTCAGTAAGTGGTATTTCACCGACATCCTTGCATATGAAGGAACCAATTGGAATTGATAAAGAACAACCTTCTACCATGCCCGTTAAAGATGAGGTGGGTTCTGGAGAACTTAAAGAAGAAATTGTCACTAAAATTTGTCACTCTTTAAGAGGTCAGGATTCTTGCATTCAAACTACCGATAGAGGTGAAGTTGCTAACACTGTGAATTATAACAATGAGGACAAAGATATTTATGAACATTCTGATGGAATGAATCTTGTTGCTAAGTGTATTACTAATGGGTCTATGGAGGAGCCTAAATTAGATATGGATACTCAAGCTGGTATATTTTCCAGTGAGGAAACTATTTGTGGTATTGATGATTTTGAATGTCATCAATTTACTAGTGGAGTGGAAAATAGGAATGGCGAATCAATATCTGGTCATTGTGGGATTGGGAATGAGGAAGAATGTGCCACAGTAAAGGATGAAAATGAGTTTCTGGGCTCTAATTTGATGGACTCTGTGCATCAAAAACATGATGAACTTGGTTTTTGTGATTCATTAATTGATGAGAAAACACACTTGGTGTCTGGCACTTCCTATGAGTCTAGAAATATTGGCTCAAGCAGTGATTGTGTTGCATTAAACGCAGATGCTTTAACAATTGATGATAGAAATTCGGAAAGCTATTTTAATGTTCATGAGCAAGATTTTGGTTATGTTGTTAACACACAAAGCCCTAGTTTTAAAATCGAGGAACACTGGCCGCAAAGGAGTTTCCAAGGCGATGTATTTTCAGCATTTTCTGCTGAAAATAATGCTACTGAGTCTTCTGTTGGCGCTGTCAATGTGACAAATTGTAAGAGTAGTgaatttaatgttgtttttgataACAAGGACCGGAGATTTCAAGGACAGACCATCTCTTGCATGGATCAAGATAGAAACTCTGGAAGAGATTCTCTACTTTTATCTTCATATGAAGATACATTTGCTTTAGAAGATAGTGCAGCCTGCATtggaaaaattgagaaagttgacCTGAGAAGAGATTTTTTGCTTAACCCATTTAATTATGAACAATCCTATGATGGAGGAAGTATTGGGAAAAACATGCTTTCAAGATCAAGGGATGACTACAAAATCAAAGAAGTGAAGTGCTTATCAAATAATGAGGTTTCACATGATTTTGGCAGCAGTTATGGAGGAGTGGGTTCTAGTGCTGCTACAAGCACTGTGAAGGGAATGAGTTCTGAAGGCTATTCCTTTGATACTTCAGGAAGTAACCGAACATTTCCCATCCCAAATAGTGTGCATGATATTTGCAATGGAACTGTAAAGGAGCTTGAGCCAGAAAGAAATTCTGAAATTGGTTTAATTTATCCATCTAGTGACCAAATACATGCTGTTGGAGATAATCTGGACAGTGGCTCTACTGGCACACATTGGCAGCGGCCTGTTACTTCGTCTATTCCAATGCAAATGTCTGGCCATTATTTGAACTCCAGTGTAATTTCAGACGAG GATGCCTATGGAAATTTGAGTGTTGATGAAAAGTTTGAGATGATAGATCTGGAAGGGCTAGGATCAGGCAATGCGGATCAGTTGCTGTACAATTTTTTGAGTCGGCAAGGAACCCCCAGTTCTAATGAATCAAAGGGTTTCACACATAAAGAGATGAATCAAGGGTTTGATTCTTCTTTGAGGCTTTCGGATGAAGCATCAACTTTTTTGCCGAAGACTTCTAGCAGGCATCAAAACATTACTATCTGTGTCTGGTGTGGGGAGGAGTGTTATTATGAAGGTGTTAGCTCTGGAACAGAATATGAGTCGATGGGAATTATGTGTACGACCTGCCAGGCTAAGTTCTCTAATTAA